A window of Etheostoma spectabile isolate EspeVRDwgs_2016 chromosome 18, UIUC_Espe_1.0, whole genome shotgun sequence contains these coding sequences:
- the churc1 gene encoding protein Churchill, whose translation MCNGCVQKEYPDRGNTCLENGSYLMNYQGCANCHQRDFVLISNKATEDDDGEEIVTYDHVCKNCDHVIARHEYTFSVVDEYQEYTMLCMLCGKAEDSISVLPDDPRQSAPLF comes from the exons ATGTGCAACGGCTGTGTACAAAAAGAATACCCAGACCGG GGGAACACTTGTTTGGAGAATGGCTCTTACCTGATGAACTACCAGGGCTGTGCCAACTGCCACCAGAGGGACTTTGTGCTGATCAGCAATAAAGCCACAGAGGATGATGATGGAGAGGAGATCGTAACATATGACC ATGTTTGCAAAAATTGTGACCATGTCATCGCCAGGCACGAATACACTTTCTCTGTTGTTGATGAATACCAG GAGTACACCATGCTCTGCATGCTGTGTGGAAAGGCAGAGGACTCCATCAGTGTGTTACCAGATGACCCCAGACAGTCTGCGCCTCTCTTCTAG